A single window of Carettochelys insculpta isolate YL-2023 chromosome 13, ASM3395843v1, whole genome shotgun sequence DNA harbors:
- the TAF9B gene encoding transcription initiation factor TFIID subunit 9B, whose amino-acid sequence MEQSKMASPKSAPKDAQVMAQILKDMGITEYEPRVINQMLEFAYRYVTTILEDAKIYSSHAKKSSVDADDVRLAIQCRTDQSFTSPPPRDFLLDIARQKNQTPLPLIKPYSGPRLPPDRYCLTAPNYRLKSLQKKVSSSAGRITVPRLSVGAVSSRPSTPTLGTPSAQTVAVSTKVGTPVSLTGQRFTVQIPTSQTTVKSATPTTPTVQNVLINPSLIGSKNILITTNMVSSQNAANETNPLKRKHEDDDDYDNL is encoded by the exons ATGGAGCAAAGTAAGATGGCGTCTCCCAAGAGCGCGCCTAAGGATGCTCAG GTGATGGCCCAGATCCTGAAGGACATGGGGATCACGGAGTACGAGCCGCGGGTCATCAACCAGATGCTGGAATTCGCGTACA GGTATGTGACTACTATATTGGAAGATGCAAAAATTTATTCAAGTCATGCTAAGAAATCCAGTGTTGATGCAGATGATGTGAGACTAGCAATCCAATGTCGAACAGACCAGTCATTTACCTCTCCTCCCCCAAGAGAT TTTTTGCTAGATATTGCAAGACAAAAGAATCAGACCCCATTGCCACTCATAAAGCCATATTCTGGACCCAGACTGCCACCTGATAGGTACTGTTTAACAGCTCCAAATTACAGACTTAAGTCCTTGCAAAAAAAG GtctcttcctctgcaggaagAATAACAGTACCCCGACTCAGTGTGGGTGCTGTAAGCAGCAGACCTAGCACTCCTACTTTAG GAACTCCTTCAGCACAAACAGTAGCTGTTTCAACAAAAGTTGGCACTCCAGTATCACTGACAGGTCAAAGGTTCACTGTACAGATCCCAACCTCTCAGACAACAGTCAAGTCAG CAACACCTACTACCCCTACAGTTCAGAATGTTCTGATTAATCCTTCACTAATTGGATCAAAAAACATTCTTATTACTACAAATATGGTATCGTCACAGAATGCAGCCAATGAGACAAATCCATTGAAAAGAAAGCATGAAGATGATGACGATTATGATAATTTGTAA